In Anaerolineae bacterium, one genomic interval encodes:
- a CDS encoding electron transfer flavoprotein subunit beta/FixA family protein — translation MRIVVAIKQILDPEGITVNRRRERIFINREERIINPADKCALEAALRLKDAHGAEVIALSLGKPAADDALREALAMGADSAVLISDKALAGIDAPTAAMVLARAIERLAPFDLVLAGQTAADTGGDQTAGRLAELLGLPQVLQALELSLNGGRLQVMRLWDGKPVRAAVSPPALVAVSPLASPARYPHGARIMNAYRQMQVSVWTAQDLGLTPEELTPNIESRGQVFPPERELGTIIEGPPAQMADEILSLLRMCRLI, via the coding sequence ATGAGAATTGTGGTTGCCATCAAGCAAATCCTGGACCCGGAGGGCATCACGGTCAACCGCCGGCGCGAGCGCATCTTCATCAACCGGGAGGAACGCATTATCAACCCGGCAGACAAATGCGCTCTGGAGGCAGCCCTGCGCCTGAAGGATGCCCACGGCGCGGAGGTCATCGCCCTCAGCCTGGGAAAGCCGGCCGCCGATGACGCGCTGCGCGAGGCGCTGGCCATGGGCGCTGACTCGGCGGTGCTCATCAGCGACAAGGCCCTGGCCGGCATTGACGCCCCCACCGCCGCGATGGTGCTGGCCCGCGCCATCGAACGCCTGGCGCCCTTCGACCTGGTGCTGGCCGGCCAAACCGCCGCCGACACCGGCGGCGACCAGACCGCCGGCCGGCTGGCGGAACTCCTTGGCCTGCCCCAGGTCCTGCAGGCCCTCGAGCTTTCCCTTAACGGCGGGCGCCTGCAGGTGATGCGGCTGTGGGATGGGAAGCCGGTGCGGGCCGCCGTCTCCCCGCCGGCGCTGGTCGCGGTCTCGCCCCTGGCCTCGCCGGCGCGCTACCCCCACGGCGCCCGCATCATGAATGCCTACCGCCAGATGCAGGTCAGCGTCTGGACGGCGCAGGACCTGGGCCTGACGCCCGAGGAGCTGACGCCGAATATTGAGAGCCGCGGCCAGGTCTTCCCGCCAGAACGGGAGCTGGGGACGATCATCGAGGGGCCGCCGGCGCAAATGGCCGACGAAATCCTGTCGCTCCTGCGCATGTGCCGGCTGATATAG
- a CDS encoding electron transfer flavoprotein subunit alpha/FixB family protein codes for MDLDFLQSLMGGEEMAAAETAYQDIWVVGEVSGEGLTPATRALLGKARDMANALGVYVKGVLFGAPESAGSEMISYGADTVYLLEGAGLESFAVEPYAEALARQIESGRPEIILFNATSLGGELAPRLAARFRAPLFTHCMDLGIDEAQRALLATVPRLGGEYYEILISPNLRPQFATVEPGVLPAPFADPYRIGSVERVTFDDLPAGRVEMLGPYAGGLPEPPLSRSRVIVCVGRGVQDVEGIELARRLAAKLGGQLAGTRGALDEGWVSEEQLVGMAGHTVRPALYIACGVAGAIQHMLGLAKTECLIAINTDPKAEIFSYADLGVVADAKAVLEELNKKLDNAPA; via the coding sequence ATGGACCTTGATTTCCTGCAAAGCCTGATGGGCGGCGAAGAGATGGCCGCCGCCGAAACCGCATATCAGGACATCTGGGTGGTGGGCGAGGTCAGCGGCGAGGGGCTGACGCCGGCCACCCGTGCCCTGCTGGGGAAAGCGCGCGACATGGCCAACGCGCTGGGCGTATATGTCAAAGGCGTCCTGTTCGGCGCGCCGGAATCTGCCGGCAGTGAGATGATCTCCTACGGCGCGGACACCGTCTATCTTCTGGAGGGTGCCGGCCTGGAATCCTTCGCCGTCGAACCCTATGCGGAAGCGCTGGCGCGCCAGATCGAGAGCGGCCGGCCCGAGATCATCCTCTTCAACGCCACCAGCCTGGGCGGCGAGCTGGCACCCCGCCTGGCGGCGCGCTTCCGCGCCCCGCTGTTCACCCACTGCATGGACCTGGGCATTGACGAGGCCCAGCGCGCTCTGCTGGCCACGGTGCCGCGCCTGGGCGGTGAGTATTATGAGATTCTGATCAGCCCGAACCTGCGTCCCCAGTTTGCGACCGTGGAGCCGGGCGTACTGCCGGCACCTTTCGCGGATCCGTACCGCATCGGCAGTGTGGAACGAGTGACCTTCGACGACCTGCCGGCCGGACGGGTGGAGATGCTCGGCCCATATGCCGGCGGCCTGCCCGAACCGCCCCTTTCCCGCAGTCGGGTCATCGTCTGCGTGGGACGCGGTGTCCAGGACGTCGAGGGGATTGAGCTGGCCCGCCGGCTGGCGGCGAAACTGGGAGGCCAGCTCGCCGGCACGCGCGGCGCCCTGGACGAGGGCTGGGTTTCCGAGGAACAGCTCGTCGGCATGGCCGGCCACACGGTGCGCCCTGCGCTGTACATCGCCTGCGGCGTGGCCGGCGCCATCCAGCACATGCTCGGCCTCGCCAAAACCGAATGCCTGATCGCCATCAACACCGACCCCAAGGCCGAGATCTTCTCGTATGCCGATCTGGGCGTGGTGGCGGACGCCAAGGCCGTGTTGGAGGAACTGAACAAGAAGCTGGACAACGCCC